The following DNA comes from Candidatus Methylomirabilota bacterium.
CGGGCGGCCAGTACCCGGCCGTCATCGTCGTCATGGAAGCCTTCGGCCTCAACGGTCACATCAAGGCGGTGGCCGAACGCATCGCACGCGAGGGCTACGTGACGCTCGCCCCCGACCTCTACGCTCGCTTCGGCAGCCCGGTCGTCTCGTACGAGGACGCCCCGAAGGCGATCGAGTACATGAAGAAGCTCGACGACGCCAAGGTAATGGCCGAGGTCGGCGCGTGCGTCGAGCATCTCAAAGGCCGGCCGGAGGTCCGCGCGGCCCTGATCGGCATCACCGGCTTCTGCATGGGCGGCGCGGTGGCATTCAAGAGTGCCGCGCATCACACCGCCGACCTCAAGGCCGTCGTGGCCTTCTACGGTGGCGCCAGCCTCGCCGGCGACAGCGCCCTGCTCGCTCGCATCACGGCCCCGGTACTGGCGCTCTGGGGAGAGAAGGACCAGCTGATCCCGCTCGATCTGATCAAGCGCATCGAGGAGACGATGCGCCGGCTTGGGAAGACCTACGAGTCGAAGGTGTACGCCGGCGCCGGCCACGGCTCCTTCTGCGACGAGCGCGGCTCCTATAACCCCAGGGCCCCAGGGGGCTTTGCCTAACAAGGGCGTGTGGCGGGCGGGCTGCCCAAGAAGTCCGTCTCGTTCGCCATGGCTGCCTAAAAACCCGGAGGAGACACGATCCCGCCATCGACGTGACGCAACGAGTCGAGCCGGCCGGGCACGCCCCGTAGGGGCCGCCAGCCCCCCGCCACCTAGATTTTAGGTTTGAGTTTCCGCGAAAGGGTGTATGCTGCTCCTCGGCAGACGTCGAGCGCCGCCTCAGATAGCGGCGAGAATGGGGTGCAGCAT
Coding sequences within:
- a CDS encoding dienelactone hydrolase family protein — its product is MEIATESVALATADGRIPCHLARPAAGGQYPAVIVVMEAFGLNGHIKAVAERIAREGYVTLAPDLYARFGSPVVSYEDAPKAIEYMKKLDDAKVMAEVGACVEHLKGRPEVRAALIGITGFCMGGAVAFKSAAHHTADLKAVVAFYGGASLAGDSALLARITAPVLALWGEKDQLIPLDLIKRIEETMRRLGKTYESKVYAGAGHGSFCDERGSYNPRAPGGFA